The following DNA comes from Alienimonas californiensis.
GATCCGCTGTGAGGTTCTGGAACGCACGGAGGATGAGGAATGACTGAGAACGCACACGCCGGCCGCGACGAACCGCCCTTCGAGGAGGCGCTGGACGACCTGCGCGCCGTGATCGCCGACCTGGAGGGCGGCCGGCTGGGCCTGGAGGAGTCGCTGGCCCGGTTCGAGGCCGGCGTCGGTCTGCTGCGGCGCTGCCGGGCGACGCTGGAGCGGGCCGAACGCCGCGTCGAACTGCTGACCGGCGTGGACGCCGACGGCGAGCCCGTCACCGAACCGTTCGACGCCTCCGCGACCGCGGAGCAGGCGGGAGCCGGCCGTCGGGACGCCGGAACCGCGAAGTCCCCGCGAAACCGCAGGCGGGCGGCGGACGAGGACGAACCCGACGGGTTATTCTGAGTCTGCCCCTTCGCCCGTTCACGTCCGTTTGCGCGTCGTCCCCTTGGTCAGTCCCCGCCCCGCCGTCGTTCCCCTCGCCGCTTACGCCCCGGGGGAGCAGCCCCGCGGAGGGGGCTGGGTGAAGCTGAACACCAACGAACTGCCGTTCCCCCCGCCGCCCGCCGCCGTCGAGGCGATCCGGGCCGCCGCGGGCGAACGGCTCAACCGCTACCCGGACCCCACCGGCCTGGCCTTCCGGCAGGCGGCGGCGGACCGGCTCGGGCTGGAGCCGGACTGGATCCTGCCCGGCAACGGCAGCGACGAGATCCTCACGCTGCTGATCCGCACCTTCTGCCGCTCCGCCGACAGCGGGGGCGACGGCGGGGGCGATCTAATCGTCTCCCCGCACCCGACTTACACGCTGTATCGCACGCTGGCGGAGATTCAGAACTGCCCCTTCGA
Coding sequences within:
- the xseB gene encoding exodeoxyribonuclease VII small subunit: MTENAHAGRDEPPFEEALDDLRAVIADLEGGRLGLEESLARFEAGVGLLRRCRATLERAERRVELLTGVDADGEPVTEPFDASATAEQAGAGRRDAGTAKSPRNRRRAADEDEPDGLF